The following proteins come from a genomic window of Nostoc sp. TCL26-01:
- the psaC gene encoding photosystem I iron-sulfur center protein PsaC codes for MSHTVKIYDTCIGCTQCVRACPTDVLEMVPWDGCKAAQIASSPRTEDCVGCKRCETACPTDFLSIRVYLGAETTRSMGLAY; via the coding sequence ATGTCTCATACCGTAAAAATCTACGATACCTGCATTGGTTGCACTCAATGTGTCCGCGCTTGCCCCACCGACGTTCTGGAGATGGTTCCCTGGGATGGCTGCAAAGCTGCTCAAATCGCCTCTTCACCTCGTACAGAAGACTGTGTAGGTTGCAAGCGTTGTGAAACTGCTTGCCCGACTGACTTTTTAAGCATCCGGGTTTATCTAGGTGCAGAAACAACTCGCAGCATGGGTCTAGCTTACTAA